The proteins below are encoded in one region of Silene latifolia isolate original U9 population chromosome 2, ASM4854445v1, whole genome shotgun sequence:
- the LOC141642176 gene encoding polygalacturonase inhibitor 1-like: MTIHHKIIVSSILILFFIFSTISAERCHPDDKKALLQIKRAFNNAGKFATLKPDTDCCEWYLIECDESTNRVRILSVTNETEVAGRIPDAVGDLPYLERVYFTSLPNLIGPIPQAIAKLKKLKSLTIVDTNITGPIPGVLSKLTNLDEINLAYNKITGSIPASLANLPILQGLSLEHNLLTGPIPDTFSRFKNNPYFYLNLAENQLSGPIPKSLGEAKFMGLDISRNSLTGDASVFFGKNKGLLWVDLSRNKFTFDMTKVAFPNGLGTLDLSHNKIYGSLPKSLTEIPGLMTFNVSCNQLCGQIPKGGALYLFDKSSYVQNKCLCGAPLAPCKKLGNNI, encoded by the coding sequence ATGACAATACACCATAAAATCATTGTATCCTCCATCCTAATACTCTTCTTCATTTTCTCAACTATTTCTGCCGAGCGATGCCATCCCGATGATAAAAAAGCCCTCTTGCaaatcaaacgagcctttaacaaTGCCGGCAAGTTCGCCACGTTGAAACCCGACACTGATTGTTGTGAATGGTACTTAATTGAGTGTGATGAGAGCACTAACCGTGTTCGGATCTTATCAGTCACAAACGAAACAGAGGTAGCCGGCCGCATCCCTGATGCAGTCGGCGACCTCCCCTACCTCGAACGTGTCTACTTTACTAGCCTTCCTAACCTAATCGGTCCAATACCTCAAGCTATTGCCAAACTTAAAAAACTCAAGAGCCTTACGATTGTCGACACTAATATAACCGGTCCAATCCCCGGTGTTTTAAGTAAGCTCACTAATCTAGACGAAATTAATCTAGCATACAACAAAATCACCGGTTCAATCCCGGCTTCTCTTGCAAACCTTCCTATTCTCCAAGGCCTCTCTCTAGAACATAATCTCCTAACTGGTCCAATCCCTGATACCTTTAGTCGATTCAAGAATAATCCTTATTTTTACCTTAACCTAGCCGAAAACCAATTATCTGGTCCTATACCAAAATCACTTGGCGAGGCTAAATTTATGGGGTTAGACATTTCTAGGAATAGTTTGACCGGTGACGCCTCCGTATTTTTTGGGAAAAACAAGGGTTTGCTATGGGTTGATTTGTCTAGGAACAAATTTACGTTCGATATGACCAAAGTGGCGTTTCCCAATGGCTTGGGCACTCTTGATTTAAGTCATAACAAAATATACGGAAGTCTGCCTAAATCACTAACAGAAATTCCTGGTTTGATGACATTCAACGTGAGTTGTAATCAATTATGTGGCCAAATTCCTAAAGGAGGGGCGCTTTACCTTTTTGACAAGTCGAGTTATGTTCAAAACAAATGCTTATGTGGGGCCCCTTTGGCCCCATGTAAGAAACTCGGTAATAACATCTAA